A genomic segment from Deltaproteobacteria bacterium encodes:
- a CDS encoding response regulator transcription factor produces MFAQAEERSETLGATMLVVDDDPLFRDRLARALRGRGLEVRTAADLDEGVRLAREESPELAVVDLRMPGGSGLELVKELKAIDPTTKVVVLTGYGSIATAVDAVRLGAINYLQKPADADDVLAAFARGESPPLEPPAVSYQVPSLERVEWEHIQRVLADCAGNISEGARRLGLHRRTLQRKLQKYPPRR; encoded by the coding sequence ATGTTCGCCCAGGCAGAGGAACGCAGCGAGACCCTCGGCGCCACGATGCTCGTCGTGGACGACGATCCGCTCTTTCGCGATCGGCTGGCCCGCGCGCTCCGCGGACGCGGCCTCGAGGTGCGCACCGCGGCGGACCTGGACGAGGGGGTACGCCTGGCCCGGGAAGAGTCGCCGGAGCTCGCGGTGGTGGACCTGCGCATGCCGGGGGGCTCGGGGCTCGAGCTGGTCAAGGAGCTCAAGGCCATCGACCCCACCACCAAGGTCGTGGTCCTCACGGGGTACGGCAGCATCGCCACCGCGGTGGACGCCGTACGCCTCGGCGCGATCAACTACCTGCAGAAGCCGGCCGACGCCGACGACGTGCTGGCGGCCTTCGCCCGGGGGGAAAGCCCGCCCCTCGAGCCGCCGGCCGTGAGCTACCAGGTCCCTTCCCTCGAGCGCGTGGAGTGGGAGCACATTCAGCGCGTGCTCGCCGACTGCGCGGGGAACATCTCCGAGGGCGCGCGCCGGCTCGGCCTGCACCGCCGCACCTTGCAGCGCAAGCTCCAGAAGTACCCGCCAAGGCGGTGA